The Porites lutea chromosome 4, jaPorLute2.1, whole genome shotgun sequence genome contains a region encoding:
- the LOC140934096 gene encoding divergent protein kinase domain 1A-like: MTPLLTQLCSAYEAGEVSGSLCSDLCKHNKIQLGQCLSTVPEKQIYEADWEDKQVILKINVTWFKEFGTRRDMKDRDAAAMYKNDVSARARTMFGDCSQCHKLTSALAILGDGNSDGIVTGTEAKTYISLLQFIEPLMLIALNDSKHTVDVYGYCGGLYAVEKVPLIASKIFGTTWELLELPGDTLEPLQVTFNYYVGKIVHAAAFCAQYADTILIRTLALNDYPIFSNLFSVHFPSRREKFQFAYSLLDTIMSLSEHPYGLVQQCDGHLGNFGITSNASVKIIDLDLLFPYFYIKDHLERKECLSDEVCWVGNNRFCLSTCDSSKGFCSSDMLYQDLHVVCEGFLPQIFGDSDAVEAKRHNNTVLRRAIEGLGSYCSKLPSVYSSREMRLRILDVKKKLRSIENKLTCTENC; encoded by the exons ATGACTCCTCTTCTTACTCAGCTG tGTTCAGCATATGAAGCAGGAGAAGTGTCTGGATCACTCTGTTCTGATCTTTGCAAACATAATAAAATTCAGCTTGGACAGTGTCTCTCAACAGTGCCTGAAAAGCAAATCTATGAAGCAGACTGGGAGGACAAGCAAGTTATACTTAAAATCAATGTGACCTGGTTCAAGGAGTTCGGTACACGCCGGGACATGAAAGACCGCGATGCAGCGGCGATGTATAAGAACGACGTTTCCGCAAGAGCAAGAACGATGTTTGGAGATTGCTCTCAATGCCACAAACTAACATCTGCTTTAGCGATTCTTGGGGATGGAAACAGTGATGGGATAGTGACAGGTACCGAGGCCAAAACATACATTTCCTTGCTGCAGTTCATAGAACCCTTGATGTTGATAGCTTTAAATGACAGCAAGCACACTGTGGATGTCTATGGATATTGTGGTGGACTGTACGCAGTCGAGAAAGTGCCTCTTATCGcctcaaaaatatttggaactACCTGGGAACTGTTGGAACTACCCGGGGATACGTTAGAGCCACTTCAGGTTACTTTCAATTACTATGTGGGAAAAATCGTTCATGCTGCAGCTTTTTGTGCGCAATATGCCGATACAATTTTAATCAGGACTTTGGCTTTGAATGACTACCCTATTTTTTCTAACCTCTTTTCGGTACATTTTCCAAGCAGAAGGGAAAAATTTCAGTTTGCATATTCCTTGCTCGATACGATAATGAGCCTGTCGGAACATCCTTACGGCCTAGTGCAGCAGTGTGACGGACACCTAGGAAATTTTGGGATCACTAGCAACGCATCTGTCAAAATTATTGATTTGGATTTGTTGTTTCCCTATTTTTACATTAAGGATCATCTGGAGCGAAAAGAATGTCTGTCAGACGAGGTGTGTTGGGTGGGAAATAATCGCTTTTGTTTGTCAACTTGTGATTCCAGCAAGGGATTTTGCTCATCAGACATGCTGTATCAAGATTTACACGTCGTTTGCGAAGGTTTTTTACCTCAAATCTTCGGTGATTCTGATGCTGTAGAAGCAAAAAGACATAACAATACTGTACTGAGACGGGCTATAGAGGGCCTTGGCTCGTATTGCAGTAAACTACCATCGGTGTACTCATCCCGTGAAATGAGACTTAGGATCCTTGATGTCAAAAAGAAGCTTCGATCGattgaaaacaaattaacatgTACAGAAAATTGTTAA
- the LOC140934097 gene encoding uncharacterized protein → MAVTSNSKEGTALGFSLHLRAEEAIAKFEKEIKDDFNYLHEILSEAKQHFGRRDSNILLPKTPSMKRKRQESDEEQSSDDSLFKVTREIKAPKTQGYASPLTVIDEDEPLDCSSVTGEDTKQVSDKGQTRATRAGTQAKRQQPKRGSQKKMPVANEEQTDSSSMDEKPRRITRNARKKIEENEALSSNEENKIPKRSTRNTRKKLKDAAEISSIEEQPPQPVMEDSTSNATKNLKESGAVVPEVILKQEPVSPVKETQPLRRSTRNSNSGQEGAKELTVPVPETPDLPADAEKSPPASAKTCKATVHLVLQSPGFNFGNAANPVVTSSPCVEQAHHTGDVTVDDIVQPEKKDTTDGNDVVTESSLLPNIPQESIDICKNEILKSENKRDPGFTGKKNHIESVIDHEQNSDATEKIVAETRQKDDVNKTYETGMKSGRRSTQRNSGWRRKSKRSSLCMSPGDRQQAVKKSKAKAPGKRSLVKSSVKLKLTQSKLMPELNLNGSVQSNAEEPSEPALEGVRVRLFDNLMSESSTSSGSSAGSPSSCSSAEDKADAPMEKLVEEPDDGDVAEVFHDCRATEIHDDDEAKSEQNAKNDSDKSPAVENFTSPVASHDTSGSEGSEAASGGMTDEFKTPPQEKQEAVNNPPQKAKPNNIALVHSFIRRNTPKKVDPEEKHKQLRIALKEKEVKEKERREQIEKQKQREIEERKRRREERAKKAAEQRAAKLQALEEKKRQAEDQRHLNEEKAKKLKEKEDEEKKKHRLQKRAELEARRKQEEAARQLRKREQEEEEKRQREAIQRKQELEEQERQRKIAEAKRLQEHREKELEKERELDKQRKLRAIEEKEKRLREKEEKERKSREEKLRIEREREEKERARIAQLIREKEEAVRREREQRAKEEKERQEREKRLREERDAALREKKRLEERERERLRILEERKLAENQSSCDSYDMTPPPVKVKRQPSSQENYNIEDLNSDDSTDEEDNPRKKIPAWARPPALTAAIFKQEYSSIDVNSIFDSVPAPNLEEIFTKKKQRYLHRTSSAIWNSPPLRPVKKGTLV, encoded by the exons ATGGCCGTCACAAGCAACTCGAAGGAGGGAACAGCGCTCGGGTTTTCTCTGCATCTTCGAGCCGAAGAGGCGATAGCTAAGTTCGAGAAAGAAATCAAGGATGACTTTAACTACCTACATGAGATATTATctgaagcaaaacaacattttggcCG GCGTGACAGCAACATTCTTCTTCCCAAAACACCCTCAATGAAAAGAAAACGTCAGGAGAGTGATGAAGAACAAAGTAGCGATGACAGTTTGTTCAAAGTGACAAGAGAAATAAAGGCCCCTAAAACACAAGGTTATGCATCACCACTGACAGTAATAGATGAGGATGAGCCTCTGGATTGTAGCAGTGTTACAGGAGAAGATACCAAACAAGTTAGTGACAAGGGACAAACACGAGCTACAAGGGCAGGGACACAGGCTAAAAGACAGCAGCCAAAGCGTGGATCACAGAAAAAAATGCCAGTGGCAAATGAGGAACAGACAGATTCATCCTCGATGGATGAAAAGCCAAGAAGAATCACTCGAAATGCAAggaagaaaatagaagaaaatgaAGCTTTATCCTCTAATGAAGAGAACAAGATACCCAAACGATCCACGAGAAATACCAGGAAAAAACTCAAGGATGCTGCAGAGATTTCATCTATAGAAGAACAACCACCGCAACCTGTGATGGAGGACAGCACTTCAAAtgcaactaaaaatttaaaggaatCTGGAGCAGTTGTGCCTGAAGTTATTTTGAAACAGGAACCTGTGTCACCTGTCAAAGAAACACAGCCACTAAGAAGAAGTACAAGAAACTCAAATTCAGGCCAAGAAGGTGCAAAAGAACTTACTGTCCCAGTACCTGAGACTCCAGATCTACCTGCTGATGCAGAAAAATCTCCTCCTGCATCAGCCAAGACCTGCAAAGCAACTGTCCATTTAGTGCTACAATCACCAGGATTTAATTTTGGAAATGCAGCAAACCCTGTTGTCACTTCAAGTCCCTGTGTTGAGCAAGCTCATCATACTGGTGATGTTACAGTTGATGATATCGTGCAACCTGAAAAGAAAGATACAACAGATGGTAATGATGTTGTGACTGAGTCTTCACTGTTACCAAACATACCCCAGGAGTCAATAGACATTTGCAAAAATGAAATACTCAAGTCTGAAAATAAGAGAGACCCTGGTTTTACTGGCAAGAAAAATCATATTGAGAGTGTAATCGACCATGAACAAAACTCAGATGCAACAGAAAAGATTGTCGCtgaaacaagacaaaaagaTGATGTCAACAAGACATACGAAACTGGAATGAAGTCTGGAAGAAGAAGTACACAAAGAAACAGTGGATGGCGGCGGAAGAGCAAGCGCTCCAGTCTCTGTATGTCTCCAGGAGACAGACAGCAAGCAGTCAAGAAGAGCAAGGCAAAAGCACCAGGAAAGAGGAGTCTTGTCAAAAGCTCTGTTAAGCTTAAGCTGACACAATCAAAGCTTATGCCAGAGTTGAATTTGAATGGCTCTGTTCAAAGCAATGCTGAAGAACCATCAGAGCCTGCTCTGGAAGGTGTTAGAGTGAGGCTGTTTGATAATTTGATGAGTGAGAGTAGTACCTCCAGTGGAAGTTCAGCTGGATCTCCTAGTAGTTGTAGTAGTGCTGAGGACAAGGCTGATGCTCCGATGGAAAAGCTGGTGGAAGAACCTGACGATGGTGATGTTGCAGAAGTGTTTCATGACTGTAGAGCAACTGAGattcatgatgatgatgaagctAAGAGTGAACAGAATGCAAAGAATGACAG TGATAAGTCACCAGCTGTGGAGAACTTCACATCACCGGTAGCAAGTCATGATACCAGTGGTAGTGAAGGCTCAGAAGCTGCATCAGGAGGAATGACTGACGAATTCAAGACACCTCCACAAGAGAAACAAGAAGCTGTGAACAACCCCCCACAGAAG GCCAAACCAAACAATATTGCCCTTGTGCATTCATTTATTAGAAGAAACACTCCAAAGAAAGTAGATCCAGAG gaaAAACACAAGCAACTGCGTATTGCATTAAAAGAGAAGGAGGTGAAGGAAAAAGAGAGGCGGGAACAAATTGAAAAGCAGAAACAACGTGAAATTGAGGAGCGAAAGAG GAGAAGAGAGGAGCGAGCTAAGAAAGCGGCAGAGCAAAGAGCTGCTAAGCTTCAAGCGCTTGAGGAAAAGAAACGGCAAGCTGAAGACCAGCGACACCTTAACGAGGAAAAAGCCAAGAAACTTAAGGAGAAAGAAGACgaggagaaaaagaaacataGACTTCAGAAAAGAGCTGAGCTGGAAGCGAGAAGAAAGCAAGAGGAGGCTGCTAGACAACTGCGCAAGAGAGAACAGGAAGAGGAGGAAAAGCGCCAACGGGAAGCTATCCAAAGGAAACAGGAGTTAGAAGAGCAGGAAAGGCAGAGGAAAATTGCCGAGGCAAAGCGTCTCCAAGAACACCGAGAGAAAGAGTTAGAAAAGGAGAGAGAGCTGGACAAACAGCGGAAGCTAAGGGCAATTGAAGAGAAGGAGAAACGGCTGcgagaaaaggaagaaaaggagagaaaatCGCGGGAAGAAAAACTGAGAATTGAGCGAGAGAGGGAAGAGAAGGAACGGGCACGAATTGCACAACTTATTCGGGAGAAGGAAGAGGCCGTAAGACGCGAGAGAGAACAGCGAGCCAAAGAAGAGAAAGAACGgcaggaaagagaaaaaaggctcAGAGAAGAACGTGATGCAGCACTACGCGAAAAGAAGCGCCTGGAGGAAAGGGAGAGAGAAAGATTACGTATTCTCGAGGAACGAAAATTAGCCGAAAACCAGTCATCGTGCGATTCTTACGACATGACGCCCCCTCCGGTAAAGGTAAAACGCCAGCCATCATCGCAAGAGAACTACAACATCGAAGACTTAAACAGCGACGATTCCACTGACGAGGAAGATAACCCGAGGAAAAAAATCCCAGCTTGGGCGAGACCACCTGCTCTCACGGCCGCCATCTTTAAGCAGGAATACTCGAGCATTGACGTGAACAGTATATTCGACAGCGTTCCTGCGCCGAACTTGGAGGAAATTTTTACGAAGAAAAAGCAGCGATACCTTCATCGAACAAGTTCGGCGATTTGGAATTCACCGCCTCTACGGCCAGTGAAAAAAGGAACGTTAGTCTAG